A genomic window from Astatotilapia calliptera chromosome 12, fAstCal1.2, whole genome shotgun sequence includes:
- the LOC113034064 gene encoding OX-2 membrane glycoprotein-like — protein SFPSIPLSSTSLTHVILHAALTAVVQTQQTVLAAVGEDAEFSCQLLDTKDVLQVTWQKISRDVETNVATYSKYYGQRVNDGFNDKVKFKYTGLQNCSIVIRNVTEQDEGCYHCLFNTYPEGSFTGRTCFQVYELHEPVVDVRESNSAEEWVVSCSATGRPAPTVTLSQQHLSFSQYNTVSVSNTNATFTVTTTAVLSGSRKHSTQVGCAARVLSAPHREVMETIPEVQKTSVGDFPSITVIAAAVLVLGNPTRIQILQKSTNDIDV, from the exons TCCTTCCCATCAATACCTCTCAGTTCCACATCTCTAACTCATGTTATTCTCCATGCAGCTCTAACAGCAGTGGTCCAAACACAGCAGACTGTGCTGGCAGCAGTGGGAGAAGATGCTGAATTCAGCTGTCAGCTCTTGGACACTAAAGACGTCCTTCAGGTCACATGGCAGAAAATCTCACGTGATGTGGAGACAAATGTTGCCACCTACAGCAAGTACTATGGTCAGAGAGTGAATGATGGCTTTAACGATAAAGTcaagtttaaatacactggactACAGAACTGCTCCATAGTCATCAGGAATGTGACGGAGCAGGATGAAGGATGCTATCACTGTCTGTTTAACACTTATCCTGAAGGCTCCTTCACTGGTAGAACCTGCTTCCAAGTCTATG AGCTGCATGAAcctgttgttgatgtcagagagtCAAACTCTGCTGAAGAGTGGGTTGTTTCCTGTTCAGCCACTGGTCGACCTGCTCCCACTGTAACACTCTCACAACAACACCTCAGCTTCTCACAGTACAACActgtcagtgtgtccaacacCAACGCTACATTCACTGTCACCACTACAGCTGTGCTCTCAGGTTCacgtaaacacagcacacaggtgGGATGTGCAGCACgagtgctctctgctcctcacAGAGAGGTGATGGAGACGATTCCTGAGGTCCAAAAAACATCTGTTGGTG attttcCCTCAATCACTGTAATAGCTGCAGCAGTGCTGGTGTTgg GGAACCCAACCAGGATTCAAATACTTCAAAAGTCAACCAATGACATTGATGTGTAA